From Corallococcus macrosporus, the proteins below share one genomic window:
- a CDS encoding MBL fold metallo-hydrolase produces the protein MRIHHLNCGTLCPASARFVTGSGGLFERARMVCHCLLLETSRGLVLVDTGLGTRDVQDAKGRLGQRFVKRNAPRLDPSETALAQVERLGFKREDVRHIVPTHLDLDHVGGLADFPDAQVHVFGDEHAAAMVPPQAGAKFGYKPVQWSHGPKWNRYAVDGERWFGFESVRVIPGLDAEVLLVPLTGHTAGHCGVAVKGPGGWMLHAGDAYFSYREVDLMAPRSPWGVALFQKLKSVDNAARLQNQERLRGLMRDHGHEVKVFSAHCAVEFDRLRMG, from the coding sequence ATGCGAATCCACCACCTCAACTGCGGAACCCTGTGTCCCGCCAGCGCCCGGTTCGTCACGGGCTCGGGCGGGCTGTTCGAGCGGGCCCGGATGGTCTGCCATTGCCTGCTGCTGGAGACGTCGCGGGGGCTGGTCCTCGTGGACACGGGGCTGGGGACCCGGGATGTGCAGGACGCGAAGGGCCGGCTGGGCCAGCGCTTCGTGAAGCGGAACGCGCCCCGGCTGGACCCATCGGAGACGGCGCTGGCCCAGGTGGAGCGCCTGGGCTTCAAGCGCGAGGACGTGAGGCACATCGTGCCCACGCACCTGGACCTGGATCATGTCGGAGGGCTGGCGGACTTCCCGGACGCCCAAGTGCACGTCTTCGGGGATGAGCACGCCGCCGCCATGGTGCCGCCGCAGGCCGGCGCGAAGTTCGGGTACAAGCCGGTCCAGTGGTCACACGGGCCGAAGTGGAACCGGTACGCCGTGGACGGGGAGCGCTGGTTCGGCTTCGAGTCGGTGCGGGTGATTCCAGGCCTGGACGCGGAGGTGCTGCTGGTGCCGCTGACGGGCCACACGGCGGGGCACTGCGGCGTCGCTGTGAAGGGGCCCGGAGGGTGGATGTTGCACGCCGGGGACGCATACTTCAGCTACCGCGAGGTGGACCTGATGGCGCCGCGAAGCCCGTGGGGCGTGGCGCTGTTCCAGAAGCTGAAGTCGGTGGACAACGCCGCGCGGCTCCAGAACCAGGAGCGGCTGCGAGGCCTGATGCGCGACCACGGCCACGAGGTGAAGGTATTCTCCGCGCACTGCGCTGTGGAGTTCGACCGTCTGCGCATGGG
- a CDS encoding helix-turn-helix transcriptional regulator, whose amino-acid sequence MTAPPATALAPSADLSRFVQRVRVLWRGPSQAPYVRLPDGTVELVVRVTSTTCDVHALGPREQVVRKAPSEVPPDTLGIQFKPGGAYPFFGLPMSELAHRSLSIDTLWGKADGARLRDSLARAATSHARLRTLEAALVDRLHRDDVFEPAAAYLVRRGIRLLSGAVDIPRVADLARTLGVSERHLRRAFDDVLGMGPKAYARLVRFQRALQASRAQGARPDWGAIAAGAGYYDQAHLIADFRAVLGTTPGAWTRARAA is encoded by the coding sequence ATGACCGCCCCACCCGCCACCGCGCTGGCCCCCAGCGCCGACCTGTCCCGCTTCGTCCAGCGCGTGCGGGTCCTGTGGCGGGGGCCCTCGCAGGCCCCCTATGTCCGCCTGCCGGACGGCACCGTGGAGCTGGTGGTCCGCGTCACCTCCACCACCTGCGACGTGCACGCCCTGGGGCCCCGCGAGCAGGTGGTGCGCAAGGCGCCCTCGGAGGTGCCGCCCGACACGCTGGGCATCCAGTTCAAGCCCGGAGGCGCCTACCCCTTCTTCGGCCTGCCCATGTCGGAGCTGGCCCACCGCTCGCTTTCCATCGACACGCTCTGGGGCAAGGCGGACGGCGCCCGGCTCCGGGACTCCCTGGCCCGGGCCGCCACCTCCCATGCCCGCCTGCGCACCCTGGAGGCGGCGCTCGTGGACCGGCTCCATCGCGACGACGTCTTCGAGCCGGCCGCCGCGTACCTCGTGCGGCGCGGCATCCGGTTGCTCTCCGGCGCCGTGGACATCCCCCGCGTCGCGGATCTGGCCCGCACCCTGGGCGTGAGCGAGCGGCACCTGCGCCGCGCCTTCGATGACGTGCTGGGCATGGGACCCAAGGCCTATGCCCGGCTCGTGCGCTTCCAGCGCGCGCTCCAGGCGTCCCGCGCGCAGGGCGCACGGCCAGACTGGGGCGCCATCGCCGCAGGTGCCGGGTACTATGATCAGGCCCACCTCATCGCGGACTTCCGGGCCGTGCTGGGCACCACTCCGGGCGCGTGGACGCGGGCCCGGGCAGCCTGA
- a CDS encoding S46 family peptidase, with the protein MKRLVVIAALVGAAPALADEGMWTFNNFPAAKVKEKYGFQPDQQWLDKLRLGAVRLAGGCSASFVSPDGLVMTNHHCARGCIEQLSTAKQDYLANGFYAKTQAEEKQCPAMEVNQLVEITDVTDQLNKATQSMSGKQYSDTLKAEMAKVEKACANGDDKVRCDVVTLYQGGKYNLYKYRRFQDVRLVFAPEHAIAFFGGDPDNFEFPRYDLDVSFVRVYQDKQPVKTPDYFKWSEHGAKDGELTFVAGNPGRTSRALTIAELEYIRDVSMPKTLMYLSEMRGMLTEFQKRGPEQKRISSNILFGVENSLKASKGRHEALLDKKFFASKVAAEQELRKKVDANPELKKKYATAWDEIAKAESQLVNLRKDLNFIEQGQGLSSTLFSIAKTLVRAGDELPKENGQRLREFNDANQPALKAQLFSPAPIYPELEIARLTFSLTKLREELGAKHPFVKKVLGKESPEQVATRVVKGSKLMDVKARQALFDGGKKAVDASKDPMIQLALLVDPDARAIRKKFEDDVESVIKKNSELVAKAKFDIYGTSQYPDATFSPRVSFGSVKGYTEDGEKVAPITQMAGTFEHATGQEPFALPKSWVKSEKVITGTTPMNFVSTNDIIGGNSGSPVVNKNHEIVGLVFDGNIQSLGGEYGFDESVNRTVSVHSDAIIEALQKIYGANRVLEELRPGSTKIAPVKANPAG; encoded by the coding sequence ATGAAGCGATTGGTCGTCATCGCCGCCCTCGTGGGTGCCGCCCCGGCGCTCGCCGATGAAGGCATGTGGACGTTCAACAACTTCCCCGCCGCCAAGGTGAAGGAGAAGTACGGCTTCCAGCCGGATCAGCAGTGGCTGGACAAGCTGCGCCTGGGCGCGGTGCGTCTGGCTGGCGGCTGCTCGGCGAGCTTCGTGTCGCCGGATGGCCTGGTGATGACGAATCACCACTGCGCGCGCGGCTGCATCGAGCAGCTGTCCACCGCGAAGCAGGACTACCTGGCCAACGGCTTCTACGCGAAGACGCAGGCCGAGGAGAAGCAGTGCCCGGCCATGGAGGTGAACCAGCTCGTCGAGATCACCGACGTGACGGATCAGCTCAACAAGGCCACCCAGTCCATGTCCGGCAAGCAGTACTCGGACACGCTGAAGGCGGAGATGGCCAAGGTGGAGAAGGCCTGCGCCAACGGCGACGACAAGGTGCGCTGTGACGTCGTCACGCTGTACCAGGGCGGCAAGTACAACCTGTACAAGTACCGCCGCTTCCAGGACGTGCGCCTGGTGTTCGCCCCGGAGCACGCCATCGCCTTCTTCGGCGGTGACCCGGACAACTTCGAGTTCCCCCGCTACGACCTGGACGTGTCCTTCGTGCGCGTCTACCAGGACAAGCAGCCGGTGAAGACGCCGGACTACTTCAAGTGGTCCGAGCACGGCGCGAAGGACGGCGAGCTCACGTTCGTGGCCGGCAACCCGGGCCGCACCTCGCGCGCGCTGACCATCGCGGAGCTGGAGTACATCCGCGACGTGTCCATGCCCAAGACGCTGATGTACCTGTCCGAGATGCGCGGCATGCTCACCGAGTTCCAGAAGCGCGGCCCCGAGCAGAAGCGCATCTCCAGCAACATCCTGTTCGGCGTGGAGAACAGCCTCAAGGCGTCCAAGGGCCGCCACGAGGCGTTGCTGGACAAGAAGTTCTTCGCGTCCAAGGTCGCCGCGGAGCAGGAGCTGCGCAAGAAGGTCGACGCGAACCCCGAGCTGAAGAAGAAGTACGCCACCGCGTGGGATGAGATCGCCAAGGCGGAGTCGCAGCTCGTCAACCTGCGCAAGGACCTGAACTTCATCGAGCAGGGCCAGGGCCTGTCCTCCACCCTGTTCAGCATCGCGAAGACGCTGGTGCGCGCGGGCGACGAGCTGCCCAAGGAGAACGGCCAGCGGCTGCGCGAGTTCAACGACGCCAACCAGCCCGCGCTCAAGGCGCAGCTCTTCAGCCCCGCGCCCATCTACCCGGAGCTGGAGATCGCCCGCCTGACGTTCAGCCTCACCAAGCTGCGTGAGGAGCTGGGCGCCAAGCACCCGTTCGTGAAGAAGGTGCTGGGCAAGGAGTCCCCGGAGCAGGTCGCCACCCGTGTGGTGAAGGGCTCCAAGCTGATGGACGTGAAGGCGCGTCAGGCGCTCTTCGACGGCGGCAAGAAGGCCGTGGACGCGTCCAAGGACCCGATGATCCAGCTGGCCCTGCTGGTGGACCCGGACGCCCGCGCCATCCGCAAGAAGTTCGAGGACGACGTGGAGTCCGTCATCAAGAAGAACAGCGAGCTCGTCGCCAAGGCGAAGTTCGACATCTACGGCACCAGCCAGTACCCGGACGCGACGTTCTCCCCGCGCGTGTCGTTCGGCTCGGTGAAGGGCTACACGGAGGACGGTGAGAAGGTCGCGCCCATCACCCAGATGGCAGGCACCTTCGAGCACGCCACGGGCCAGGAGCCGTTCGCCCTGCCCAAGTCGTGGGTGAAGTCGGAGAAGGTCATCACCGGCACCACGCCGATGAACTTCGTCAGCACCAACGACATCATCGGCGGCAACTCCGGCTCGCCCGTGGTGAACAAGAACCACGAAATCGTCGGCCTGGTGTTCGACGGCAACATCCAGTCGCTGGGCGGTGAGTACGGCTTCGACGAGTCCGTGAACCGCACCGTGTCCGTGCACTCGGACGCCATCATCGAGGCGCTGCAGAAGATCTACGGCGCCAACCGCGTCCTGGAAGAGCTGCGCCCCGGCAGCACCAAGATCGCGCCGGTGAAGGCGAACCCGGCGGGGTAG
- a CDS encoding phytanoyl-CoA dioxygenase family protein yields the protein MREGFLRLDGAFPRELADEARAILWKDTGCDPEKPPTWTRPVIRLGMYTQQPFVDAANTPVLHAAFDELVGPGRWLPLRAMGTFPVRFPSPQDPGDAGWHIDVGFDFDKPDFMDWRANVASKGRALLMLFLFSDVGEDDAPTRIRVGSHQDIARLLGPAGEAGLTLRQLAANGFSESAHRREVLATGEAGTVYLCHPFLVHSAQPHRGTRPRFMAQPPLLPREPLSLARLPEDTSPVEEAIRRAVT from the coding sequence ATGCGCGAAGGCTTCCTCCGGCTGGACGGGGCCTTCCCCCGAGAGCTCGCGGACGAGGCCCGGGCCATTCTCTGGAAGGACACGGGCTGTGACCCGGAGAAGCCCCCCACCTGGACCCGGCCCGTCATCCGCCTGGGCATGTACACGCAGCAGCCCTTCGTGGACGCCGCGAACACGCCCGTGCTGCATGCGGCGTTCGATGAACTCGTCGGCCCTGGCCGGTGGCTGCCGCTGCGGGCCATGGGCACGTTCCCCGTGCGCTTCCCGTCACCCCAGGACCCGGGCGACGCGGGCTGGCACATCGACGTGGGCTTCGACTTCGACAAGCCGGACTTCATGGACTGGCGCGCCAACGTCGCCTCGAAGGGCCGGGCGCTGCTGATGCTCTTCCTCTTCTCCGACGTGGGCGAGGACGACGCGCCCACCCGCATCCGGGTGGGCTCGCACCAGGACATCGCGCGGCTGCTGGGCCCGGCGGGCGAGGCGGGCCTGACGCTCCGGCAGCTCGCGGCCAACGGCTTCTCGGAGTCCGCCCACCGGCGGGAGGTGCTGGCCACGGGCGAGGCGGGCACGGTCTACCTGTGCCACCCCTTCCTCGTGCACTCGGCGCAGCCCCACCGGGGGACGCGGCCGCGCTTCATGGCGCAGCCGCCACTCTTGCCCCGGGAGCCGCTGAGCCTGGCCCGGCTCCCGGAGGACACGTCGCCGGTGGAGGAGGCCATCCGGCGCGCGGTGACGTGA